The genomic region GAGCACCCAGCCCTCTCGGAGCAGGTGGACGGCGGTCTGCGCGCAGAGATCGAAGCGTGCATCGGGGCGATCTCCCAATGGGACCTCGATCTCCGGGAGTTGCAGGTGACTCAGACCTCGCGTGTAGGCGAGCTCATCGTTGGCCTCCACGTTGACCCAGAACGTGCCGAGATCGTCCGGATCCACCGAGGGGTCCTGCAGGAGTCGCGTGACGTCGCTCGCTTCGTGCATCAGGTTGCTGACGGGGAGATAGACGACCGGCCAGCCCGCGCTCGCGAACGTGAAGATCGCTTGGCTCATGCGAAGAAGCTGTTCCATCCGCGCGTTGAACTCGTGCTCGAGGATCATCGATACCTCCAGCACTGCGGTGTGCTCCGACAGTCCGGCGACAGCGTCGGCAGAGAGCTGCGTGTACTTCTCGAAGCGCGGATCGCGGGGATGCCACTGCAGGTGGGCTTTGTCGCCCGTCTCGAAGATGATCTCCTGGTCTGGACGCACCTCAACGTCTTCCGAATAGGTGCGACGATAGCGAGACGCCCAATCGCGCGGCATCCGGTCGCGAGCGACCGGAAAGTACGCCGTCGCGGTCTCCGTCAGAACTCGGCGTACGTCATCCACACCCCAGCCCCGGTCGCTCCGTCGAAGAGAGACGCACCGCCATTCGAGCCAGTGGAGCGATGGATGCTTCACCAGGAAATACTGCTCGACGATCAGGTCTTCGACCACGATTCGCTCGAGAGTCTCCAGGATCGCTGCGTGCGCCCACCTCTCGTGGAGCCTGGGAAACTCCGCTTCGAGCCAGCGGTCCCTCTGGCTGTTCGTGCGACCCAAGAGCTGAGCGCGGGAATGGTCCGGCGCGGCAAGCAGCAGGGGGTGTTCTTCGAGCGGCTCTCGGTACAAGAGGTCACGTGCGCGCTCGAGTTGCCCGTCCGCGATCGCGTCGGTGAACGTCTCCGCGGTGATCGCCGCGTCGCTGAGCTTCCTCGTCACACTCTCTCCGCGTTCATCAGGACTCTTAGGTTCTCCTCGAGGGCGACCGCATCTTCCTCACGCGTGTGAGGGTCTTTCCTCGCGTCATCCAGGGCCTGCTTCGCCGCTTCGATCGCTGATCTCCCGTTGGCGGGCGCGAGGGTCGGGTCCGCGCCGCGTGACAGCAGATGCTGCACCATCGGGCCGATCTCTGGTGCCCGCTCGGACCGCACATCCACTATCCAGCCAAGCGCTGTGCCTCGCCCAGAGATTGCGTCCACCTCTAGTCCCAGCTCGAGAACGGCGTCGAAGAGCTCTGGAGCGAGCGAGTTCGCCGCCATGTGGACGGTCACAGCATTCCGCTTCGGGTCGATCGCTGCGCCGCTGCGCAAGAGCAGGAGGGCGGTCTTGCTCCATCCGCGCTTGAGACACATGTCGAACGCGCGGGCTAGCTCGGTCGCTCCGCGCGGACCCGCGTCGAGAATCGCGGCGACCAGGTCCGGCACGTTTCGGCTCGCGGCGATCTCTAGCGGCGTGAAGGCCCCTTCGCCCGGATCGGGGGCCTCGCACACGAGCTTCCAGCCGTCGAGATCCCCGGCCCACGCCGCCCAGTGCGCCGCCGTCCAGCCGTGCTCGTCGATCGCGTCGAGTTGCGCGCCGGCAGCCATCAGGCGCTTCATGGTGGTGTGGCGGCCGCCCAGATAGGCGGCGAGCATCAACGGCGTCATCCCACGAAGGTTGCGTGCCTCCACGTTCGCCCCAGCATTCAGCAAGCCGAACAGCGCTCCCTCGCAGCCTGCCTCGACCGCGTGGAACAGGGCCGTGAACCCGAACGCGTCCGCATCTTCTAGCCGCTC from Sandaracinaceae bacterium harbors:
- a CDS encoding ankyrin repeat domain-containing protein, yielding MISNLPTLIQITSEDGRFAGTDEVYDGFPLVSGRRARSLPKLPSQAEWYPQPMEFAADLRIVAQTDWLNTPTPWVILRDEAARALGGYGVAPRETPVLLVDHDLGLRRRRVGAGRRTDFVAVDVPDLQDRIDLSRTQVRVRSLLSFPVPENLVLRLDYDELPALFGLGVTNYWFAPLAAMDHFETMRGVKVVKQTGSHPHVGITPLMRRIIDASESTRLEISPERLEDADAFGFTALFHAVEAGCEGALFGLLNAGANVEARNLRGMTPLMLAAYLGGRHTTMKRLMAAGAQLDAIDEHGWTAAHWAAWAGDLDGWKLVCEAPDPGEGAFTPLEIAASRNVPDLVAAILDAGPRGATELARAFDMCLKRGWSKTALLLLRSGAAIDPKRNAVTVHMAANSLAPELFDAVLELGLEVDAISGRGTALGWIVDVRSERAPEIGPMVQHLLSRGADPTLAPANGRSAIEAAKQALDDARKDPHTREEDAVALEENLRVLMNAERV